The Oryzias melastigma strain HK-1 linkage group LG6, ASM292280v2, whole genome shotgun sequence genome includes a window with the following:
- the tgm2l gene encoding protein-glutamine gamma-glutamyltransferase 2 isoform X1 encodes MANHCLTSDVDLRSRENNSSHRTKEIDRDRLIVRRGQPFSIAVQICDSELQKGHLELVLHLGKRDEVVIKVQRQRSNAGHWWFSQQALQDEVMLTLHSPPAAIVGQYRLAVLVMSPNGHIVRKIEGISFHLLFNPWNQDDAVYLPDETQLQEYLMNEDGIIYSGTAEYISSISWNYGQFEDNIMDICFEVLDNSREALKNSEMDMERRSDPVYISRMITAMVNANDDRGVLAGKWEPPYSKGVVPSKWTGSVPILRQWSSSGARAVKYGQCWVFAGVACTVLRCLGIPTRLVTNFCSAHDVDGNLCVDLVDTFNSRKDSYWNFHCWVESWMRRHDLPKGNNGWQILDPTPQERSDGVFCCGPCPVTAIKEGNLQVKYDAPFIFAEVNADITHWRVLPDGQRQKIHVDQSSVGRKISTKSVYGDSREDITLLYKYPEGSNEERAVFEKAGRRVTQSTNEIAEPPRLQLLIKHAKPVFGSDFDVIAEVRNNGDEDAHIQLMVLATAVTYNSLHQGECKSQTIRVKVAAHAGHREVLRLRYKDYATCASEHHLIRVKAFAEAQGQNQPFMTMTDIPLSVPELLVQLQGKAVVQQQVTANISFTNPLPAPLKGGVFTVEGAGLLSAAPIHVEGEIFPGQKVEIRFSFSPVRTGVRKLLVDFDSDRLKDVKGTATVVVRKKSRAYIPGISGIFGNLGLLHATRLTGFPSGI; translated from the exons ATGGCAAACCACT GTTTGACTTCTGACGTGGACCTGAGAAGCCGTGAAAACAACTCATCTCACCGTACGAAGGAAATCGATCGGGACCGTTTGATCGTCCGCAGAGGCCAGCCTTTCTCCATTGCAGTGCAGATCTGCGATTCTGAGTTGCAGAAAGGTCACCTGGAACTGGTCCTGCACCTTG GAAAGAGAGATGAGGTCGTGATCAAGGTCCAGAGGCAGCGTAGTAATGCAGGTCACTGGTGGTTTTCCCAGCAGGCATTGCAGGACGAAGTGATGCTGACGTTACACAGCCCACCAGCCGCTATCGTCGGCCAATACCGTCTGGCGGTCCTTGTGATGTCACCAAACGGACACATTGTCCGGAAAATTGAGGGAATCAGCTTCCACTTGCTGTTCAACCCTTGGAACCAAG ATGATGCTGTATACCTGCCAGATGAGACTCAACTGCAGGAGTACCTAATGAACGAGGATGGGATCATATACAGCGGAACCGCGGAATACATCAGCAGTATTTCCTGGAACTATGGGCAG TTCGAAGACAATATAATGGATATTTGCTTTGAAGTTCTGGACAACTCCAGAGAAGCTCTGAAGAACTCAGAGATGGACATGGAGCGCAGATCTGACCCGGTGTACATCAGCAGGATGATCACTGCGATG GTCAATGCCAACGATGACCGCGGCGTGTTAGCTGGGAAATGGGAACCGCCGTACTCCAAAGGAGTGGTTCCAAGCAAATGGACCGGCAGTGTCCCGATCCTTCGGCAGTGGAGCAGCTCTGGTGCCAGGGCGGTGAAGTACGGCCAGTGCTGGGTGTTTGCTGGTGTGGCGTGCACAG TCCTGCGCTGTCTGGGAATCCCCACACGCCTCGTCACCAACTTCTGCTCGGCTCATGACGTGGACGGGAACCTCTGCGTGGACTTGGTGGACACCTTCAACAGTCGGAAGGACAGCTACTG GAACTTCCACTGCTGGGTTGAGTCCTGGATGAGGAGACATGATcttccaaaaggaaataatggATGGCAGATTTTGGACCCGACCCCACAAGAAAGAAGTGATG GCGTGTTCTGCTGCGGTCCATGTCCAGTGACGGCCATAAAGGAGGGAAACCTGCAAGTGAAGTACGACGCTCCCTTTATATTTGCAGAGGTCAACGCTGACATCACACACTGGAGGGTCCTTCCAGACGGCCAGCGACAGAAG ATCCATGTTGACCAGAGTTCAGTGGGAAGAAAAATCAGCACTAAAAGTGTTTATGGAGACAGCAGAGAAGATATCACTCTGCTCTACAAATATCCTGAAG GGTCCAATGAAGAGAGAGCGGTGTTTGAGAAGGCGGGGCGTCGGGTCACACAGTCGACCAATGAGATTGCGGAACCTCCACGACTGCAGCTGCTCATCAAACACGCAAAGCCTGTTTTTGGCTCCGACTTTGACGTGATCGCAGAG GTGAGAAACAACGGAGACGAAGACGCTCACATTCAGCTGATGGTGCTGGCCACAGCTGTGACGTACAACTCCCTCCACCAGGGGGAGTGCAAGAGCCAGACGATCCGTGTGAAGGTGGCAGCTCACGCAG GCCACAGAGAAGTGCTGCGTCTGCGCTACAAGGATTACGCCACGTGTGCCTCCGAGCATCACCTGATCAGGGTGAAAGCCTTCGCCGAGGCTCAGGGGCAGAACCAGCCCTTCATGACTATGACTGACATCCCACTGAGCGTCCCTGAGCTGCTCGTACAG cttcaaGGGAAGGCTGTGGTCCAGCAGCAAGTGACGGCAAACATCTCCTTCACCAACCCTCTGCCCGCCCCTCTGAAGGGGGGCGTTTTCACGGTGGAGGGGGCAGGCTTGCTATCAGCTGCTCCGATCCATGTGGA AGGAGAAATCTTCCCGGGCCAGAAAGTGGAGATACGCTTCTCCTTCTCCCCCGTCAGGACGGGTGTGAGGAAGCTCCTGGTGGACTTCGACTCGGACCGACTGAAGGATGTGAAGGGAACCGCCACCGTGGTGGTACGCAAGAAATCCAGAGCTTACATCCCAGGGATTTCTGGTATTTTTGGAAACCTTGGATTGCTTCATGCGACTCGACTGACGGGGTTTCCTTCTGGAATCTGA
- the tgm2l gene encoding protein-glutamine gamma-glutamyltransferase 2 isoform X4 — translation MANHCLTSDVDLRSRENNSSHRTKEIDRDRLIVRRGQPFSIAVQICDSELQKGHLELVLHLGKRDEVVIKVQRQRSNAGHWWFSQQALQDEVMLTLHSPPAAIVGQYRLAVLVMSPNGHIVRKIEGISFHLLFNPWNQDDAVYLPDETQLQEYLMNEDGIIYSGTAEYISSISWNYGQFEDNIMDICFEVLDNSREALKNSEMDMERRSDPVYISRMITAMVNANDDRGVLAGKWEPPYSKGVVPSKWTGSVPILRQWSSSGARAVKYGQCWVFAGVACTVLRCLGIPTRLVTNFCSAHDVDGNLCVDLVDTFNSRKDSYWNFHCWVESWMRRHDLPKGNNGWQILDPTPQERSDGVFCCGPCPVTAIKEGNLQVKYDAPFIFAEVNADITHWRVLPDGQRQKIHVDQSSVGRKISTKSVYGDSREDITLLYKYPEGSNEERAVFEKAGRRVTQSTNEIAEPPRLQLLIKHAKPVFGSDFDVIAEVRNNGDEDAHIQLMVLATAVTYNSLHQGECKSQTIRVKVAAHAGHREVLRLRYKDYATCASEHHLIRVKAFAEAQGQNQPFMTMTDIPLSVPELLVQLQGKAVVQQQVTANISFTNPLPAPLKGGVFTVEGAGLLSAAPIHVEGEIFPGQKVEIRFSFSPVRTGVRKLLVDFDSDRLKDVKGTATVVVRKKSRAYIPGISGIFGNLGLLHATRLTGFPSGI, via the exons ATGGCAAACCACT GTTTGACTTCTGACGTGGACCTGAGAAGCCGTGAAAACAACTCATCTCACCGTACGAAGGAAATCGATCGGGACCGTTTGATCGTCCGCAGAGGCCAGCCTTTCTCCATTGCAGTGCAGATCTGCGATTCTGAGTTGCAGAAAGGTCACCTGGAACTGGTCCTGCACCTTG GAAAGAGAGATGAGGTCGTGATCAAGGTCCAGAGGCAGCGTAGTAATGCAGGTCACTGGTGGTTTTCCCAGCAGGCATTGCAGGACGAAGTGATGCTGACGTTACACAGCCCACCAGCCGCTATCGTCGGCCAATACCGTCTGGCGGTCCTTGTGATGTCACCAAACGGACACATTGTCCGGAAAATTGAGGGAATCAGCTTCCACTTGCTGTTCAACCCTTGGAACCAAG ATGATGCTGTATACCTGCCAGATGAGACTCAACTGCAGGAGTACCTAATGAACGAGGATGGGATCATATACAGCGGAACCGCGGAATACATCAGCAGTATTTCCTGGAACTATGGGCAG TTCGAAGACAATATAATGGATATTTGCTTTGAAGTTCTGGACAACTCCAGAGAAGCTCTGAAGAACTCAGAGATGGACATGGAGCGCAGATCTGACCCGGTGTACATCAGCAGGATGATCACTGCGATG GTCAATGCCAACGATGACCGCGGCGTGTTAGCTGGGAAATGGGAACCGCCGTACTCCAAAGGAGTGGTTCCAAGCAAATGGACCGGCAGTGTCCCGATCCTTCGGCAGTGGAGCAGCTCTGGTGCCAGGGCGGTGAAGTACGGCCAGTGCTGGGTGTTTGCTGGTGTGGCGTGCACAG TCCTGCGCTGTCTGGGAATCCCCACACGCCTCGTCACCAACTTCTGCTCGGCTCATGACGTGGACGGGAACCTCTGCGTGGACTTGGTGGACACCTTCAACAGTCGGAAGGACAGCTACTG GAACTTCCACTGCTGGGTTGAGTCCTGGATGAGGAGACATGATcttccaaaaggaaataatggATGGCAGATTTTGGACCCGACCCCACAAGAAAGAAGTGATG GCGTGTTCTGCTGCGGTCCATGTCCAGTGACGGCCATTAAGGAGGGAAACCTGCAAGTGAAGTACGACGCTCCCTTTATATTTGCAGAGGTCAACGCTGACATCACACACTGGAGGGTCCTTCCAGACGGCCAGCGACAGAAG ATCCATGTTGACCAGAGTTCAGTGGGAAGAAAAATCAGCACTAAAAGTGTTTATGGAGACAGCAGAGAAGATATCACTCTGCTCTACAAATATCCTGAAG GGTCCAATGAAGAGAGAGCGGTGTTTGAGAAGGCGGGGCGTCGGGTCACACAGTCGACCAATGAGATTGCGGAACCTCCACGACTGCAGCTGCTCATCAAACACGCAAAGCCTGTTTTTGGCTCCGACTTTGACGTGATCGCAGAG GTGAGAAACAACGGAGACGAAGACGCTCACATTCAGCTGATGGTGCTGGCCACAGCTGTGACGTACAACTCCCTCCACCAGGGGGAGTGCAAGAGCCAGACGATCCGTGTGAAGGTGGCAGCTCACGCAG GCCACAGAGAAGTGCTGCGTCTGCGCTACAAGGATTACGCCACGTGTGCCTCCGAGCATCACCTGATCAGGGTGAAAGCCTTCGCCGAGGCTCAGGGGCAGAACCAGCCCTTCATGACTATGACTGACATCCCACTGAGCGTCCCTGAGCTGCTCGTACAG cttcaaGGGAAGGCTGTGGTCCAGCAGCAAGTGACGGCAAACATCTCCTTCACCAACCCTCTGCCCGCCCCTCTGAAGGGGGGCGTTTTCACGGTGGAGGGGGCAGGCTTGCTATCAGCTGCTCCGATCCATGTGGA AGGAGAAATCTTCCCGGGCCAGAAAGTGGAGATACGCTTCTCCTTCTCCCCCGTCAGGACGGGTGTGAGGAAGCTCCTGGTGGACTTCGACTCGGACCGACTGAAGGATGTGAAGGGAACCGCCACCGTGGTGGTACGCAAGAAATCCAGAGCTTACATCCCAGGGATTTCTGGTATTTTTGGAAACCTTGGATTGCTTCATGCGACTCGACTGACGGGGTTTCCTTCTGGAATCTGA
- the tgm2l gene encoding protein-glutamine gamma-glutamyltransferase 2 isoform X2, with protein sequence MANHCLTSDVDLRSRENNSSHRTKEIDRDRLIVRRGQPFSIAVQICDSELQKGHLELVLHLGKRDEVVIKVQRQRSNAGHWWFSQQALQDEVMLTLHSPPAAIVGQYRLAVLVMSPNGHIVRKIEGISFHLLFNPWNQDDAVYLPDETQLQEYLMNEDGIIYSGTAEYISSISWNYGQFEDNIMDICFEVLDNSREALKNSEMDMERRSDPVYISRMITAMVNANDDRGVLAGKWEPPYSKGVVPSKWTGSVPILRQWSSSGARAVKYGQCWVFAGVACTVLRCLGIPTRLVTNFCSAHDVDGNLCVDLVDTFNSRKDSYWNFHCWVESWMRRHDLPKGNNGWQILDPTPQERSDGVFCCGPCPVTAIKEGNLQVKYDAPFIFAEVNADITHWRVLPDGQRQKIHVDQSSVGRKISTKSVYGDSREDITLLYKYPEGSNEERAVFEKAGRRVTQSTNEIAEPPRLQLLIKHAKPVFGSDFDVIAEVRNNGDEDAHIQLMVLATAVTYNSLHQGECKSQTIRVKVAAHAGHREVLRLRYKDYATCASEHHLIRVKAFAEAQGQNQPFMTMTDIPLSVPELLVQLQGKAVVQQQVTANISFTNPLPAPLKGGVFTVEGAGLLSAAPIHVEGEIFPGQKVEIRFSFSPVRTGVRKLLVDFDSDRLKDVKGTATVVVRKKSRAYIPGISGIFGNLGLLHATRLTGFPSGI encoded by the exons ATGGCAAACCACT GTTTGACTTCTGACGTGGACCTGAGAAGCCGTGAAAACAACTCATCTCACCGTACGAAGGAAATCGATCGGGACCGTTTGATCGTCCGCAGAGGCCAGCCTTTCTCCATTGCAGTGCAGATCTGCGATTCTGAGTTGCAGAAAGGTCACCTGGAACTGGTCCTGCACCTTG GAAAGAGAGATGAGGTCGTGATCAAGGTCCAGAGGCAGCGTAGTAATGCAGGTCACTGGTGGTTTTCCCAGCAGGCATTGCAGGACGAAGTGATGCTGACGTTACACAGCCCACCAGCCGCTATCGTCGGCCAATACCGTCTGGCGGTCCTTGTGATGTCACCAAACGGACACATTGTCCGGAAAATTGAGGGAATCAGCTTCCACTTGCTGTTCAACCCTTGGAACCAAG ATGATGCTGTATACCTGCCAGATGAGACTCAACTGCAGGAGTACCTAATGAACGAGGATGGGATCATATACAGCGGAACCGCGGAATACATCAGCAGTATTTCCTGGAACTATGGGCAG TTCGAAGACAATATAATGGATATTTGCTTTGAAGTTCTGGACAACTCCAGAGAAGCTCTGAAGAACTCAGAGATGGACATGGAGCGCAGATCTGACCCGGTGTACATCAGCAGGATGATCACTGCGATG GTCAATGCCAACGATGACCGCGGCGTGTTAGCTGGGAAATGGGAACCGCCGTACTCCAAAGGAGTGGTTCCAAGCAAATGGACCGGCAGTGTCCCGATCCTTCGGCAGTGGAGCAGCTCTG GTGCCAGGGCGGTGAAGTACGGCCAGTGCTGGGTGTTTGCTGGTGTGGCGTGCACAG TCCTGCGCTGTCTGGGAATCCCCACACGCCTCGTCACCAACTTCTGCTCGGCTCATGACGTGGACGGGAACCTCTGCGTGGACTTGGTGGACACCTTCAACAGTCGGAAGGACAGCTACTG GAACTTCCACTGCTGGGTTGAGTCCTGGATGAGGAGACATGATcttccaaaaggaaataatggATGGCAGATTTTGGACCCGACCCCACAAGAAAGAAGTGATG GCGTGTTCTGCTGCGGTCCATGTCCAGTGACGGCCATAAAGGAGGGAAACCTGCAAGTGAAGTACGACGCTCCCTTTATATTTGCAGAGGTCAACGCTGACATCACACACTGGAGGGTCCTTCCAGACGGCCAGCGACAGAAG ATCCATGTTGACCAGAGTTCAGTGGGAAGAAAAATCAGCACTAAAAGTGTTTATGGAGACAGCAGAGAAGATATCACTCTGCTCTACAAATATCCTGAAG GGTCCAATGAAGAGAGAGCGGTGTTTGAGAAGGCGGGGCGTCGGGTCACACAGTCGACCAATGAGATTGCGGAACCTCCACGACTGCAGCTGCTCATCAAACACGCAAAGCCTGTTTTTGGCTCCGACTTTGACGTGATCGCAGAG GTGAGAAACAACGGAGACGAAGACGCTCACATTCAGCTGATGGTGCTGGCCACAGCTGTGACGTACAACTCCCTCCACCAGGGGGAGTGCAAGAGCCAGACGATCCGTGTGAAGGTGGCAGCTCACGCAG GCCACAGAGAAGTGCTGCGTCTGCGCTACAAGGATTACGCCACGTGTGCCTCCGAGCATCACCTGATCAGGGTGAAAGCCTTCGCCGAGGCTCAGGGGCAGAACCAGCCCTTCATGACTATGACTGACATCCCACTGAGCGTCCCTGAGCTGCTCGTACAG cttcaaGGGAAGGCTGTGGTCCAGCAGCAAGTGACGGCAAACATCTCCTTCACCAACCCTCTGCCCGCCCCTCTGAAGGGGGGCGTTTTCACGGTGGAGGGGGCAGGCTTGCTATCAGCTGCTCCGATCCATGTGGA AGGAGAAATCTTCCCGGGCCAGAAAGTGGAGATACGCTTCTCCTTCTCCCCCGTCAGGACGGGTGTGAGGAAGCTCCTGGTGGACTTCGACTCGGACCGACTGAAGGATGTGAAGGGAACCGCCACCGTGGTGGTACGCAAGAAATCCAGAGCTTACATCCCAGGGATTTCTGGTATTTTTGGAAACCTTGGATTGCTTCATGCGACTCGACTGACGGGGTTTCCTTCTGGAATCTGA
- the tgm2l gene encoding protein-glutamine gamma-glutamyltransferase 2 isoform X3, producing MANHCLTSDVDLRSRENNSSHRTKEIDRDRLIVRRGQPFSIAVQICDSELQKGHLELVLHLGKRDEVVIKVQRQRSNAGHWWFSQQALQDEVMLTLHSPPAAIVGQYRLAVLVMSPNGHIVRKIEGISFHLLFNPWNQDDAVYLPDETQLQEYLMNEDGIIYSGTAEYISSISWNYGQFEDNIMDICFEVLDNSREALKNSEMDMERRSDPVYISRMITAMVNANDDRGVLAGKWEPPYSKGVVPSKWTGSVPILRQWSSSGARAVKYGQCWVFAGVACTVLRCLGIPTRLVTNFCSAHDVDGNLCVDLVDTFNSRKDSYWNFHCWVESWMRRHDLPKGNNGWQILDPTPQERSDGVFCCGPCPVTAIKEGNLQVKYDAPFIFAEVNADITHWRVLPDGQRQKIHVDQSSVGRKISTKSVYGDSREDITLLYKYPEGSNEERAVFEKAGRRVTQSTNEIAEPPRLQLLIKHAKPVFGSDFDVIAEVRNNGDEDAHIQLMVLATAVTYNSLHQGECKSQTIRVKVAAHAGHREVLRLRYKDYATCASEHHLIRVKAFAEAQGQNQPFMTMTDIPLSVPELLVQLQGKAVVQQQVTANISFTNPLPAPLKGGVFTVEGAGLLSAAPIHVEGEIFPGQKVEIRFSFSPVRTGVRKLLVDFDSDRLKDVKGTATVVVRKKSRAYIPGISGIFGNLGLLHATRLTGFPSGI from the exons ATGGCAAACCACT GTTTGACTTCTGACGTGGACCTGAGAAGCCGTGAAAACAACTCATCTCACCGTACGAAGGAAATCGATCGGGACCGTTTGATCGTCCGCAGAGGCCAGCCTTTCTCCATTGCAGTGCAGATCTGCGATTCTGAGTTGCAGAAAGGTCACCTGGAACTGGTCCTGCACCTTG GAAAGAGAGATGAGGTCGTGATCAAGGTCCAGAGGCAGCGTAGTAATGCAGGTCACTGGTGGTTTTCCCAGCAGGCATTGCAGGACGAAGTGATGCTGACGTTACACAGCCCACCAGCCGCTATCGTCGGCCAATACCGTCTGGCGGTCCTTGTGATGTCACCAAACGGACACATTGTCCGGAAAATTGAGGGAATCAGCTTCCACTTGCTGTTCAACCCTTGGAACCAAG ATGATGCTGTATACCTGCCAGATGAGACTCAACTGCAGGAGTACCTAATGAACGAGGATGGGATCATATACAGCGGAACCGCGGAATACATCAGCAGTATTTCCTGGAACTATGGGCAG TTCGAAGACAATATAATGGATATTTGCTTTGAAGTTCTGGACAACTCCAGAGAAGCTCTGAAGAACTCAGAGATGGACATGGAGCGCAGATCTGACCCGGTGTACATCAGCAGGATGATCACTGCGATG GTCAATGCCAACGATGACCGCGGCGTGTTAGCTGGGAAATGGGAACCGCCGTACTCCAAAGGAGTGGTTCCAAGCAAATGGACCGGCAGTGTCCCGATCCTTCGGCAGTGGAGCAGCTCTG GTGCCAGGGCGGTGAAGTACGGCCAGTGCTGGGTGTTTGCTGGTGTGGCGTGCACAG TCCTGCGCTGTCTGGGAATCCCCACACGCCTCGTCACCAACTTCTGCTCGGCTCATGACGTGGACGGGAACCTCTGCGTGGACTTGGTGGACACCTTCAACAGTCGGAAGGACAGCTACTG GAACTTCCACTGCTGGGTTGAGTCCTGGATGAGGAGACATGATcttccaaaaggaaataatggATGGCAGATTTTGGACCCGACCCCACAAGAAAGAAGTGATG GCGTGTTCTGCTGCGGTCCATGTCCAGTGACGGCCATTAAGGAGGGAAACCTGCAAGTGAAGTACGACGCTCCCTTTATATTTGCAGAGGTCAACGCTGACATCACACACTGGAGGGTCCTTCCAGACGGCCAGCGACAGAAG ATCCATGTTGACCAGAGTTCAGTGGGAAGAAAAATCAGCACTAAAAGTGTTTATGGAGACAGCAGAGAAGATATCACTCTGCTCTACAAATATCCTGAAG GGTCCAATGAAGAGAGAGCGGTGTTTGAGAAGGCGGGGCGTCGGGTCACACAGTCGACCAATGAGATTGCGGAACCTCCACGACTGCAGCTGCTCATCAAACACGCAAAGCCTGTTTTTGGCTCCGACTTTGACGTGATCGCAGAG GTGAGAAACAACGGAGACGAAGACGCTCACATTCAGCTGATGGTGCTGGCCACAGCTGTGACGTACAACTCCCTCCACCAGGGGGAGTGCAAGAGCCAGACGATCCGTGTGAAGGTGGCAGCTCACGCAG GCCACAGAGAAGTGCTGCGTCTGCGCTACAAGGATTACGCCACGTGTGCCTCCGAGCATCACCTGATCAGGGTGAAAGCCTTCGCCGAGGCTCAGGGGCAGAACCAGCCCTTCATGACTATGACTGACATCCCACTGAGCGTCCCTGAGCTGCTCGTACAG cttcaaGGGAAGGCTGTGGTCCAGCAGCAAGTGACGGCAAACATCTCCTTCACCAACCCTCTGCCCGCCCCTCTGAAGGGGGGCGTTTTCACGGTGGAGGGGGCAGGCTTGCTATCAGCTGCTCCGATCCATGTGGA AGGAGAAATCTTCCCGGGCCAGAAAGTGGAGATACGCTTCTCCTTCTCCCCCGTCAGGACGGGTGTGAGGAAGCTCCTGGTGGACTTCGACTCGGACCGACTGAAGGATGTGAAGGGAACCGCCACCGTGGTGGTACGCAAGAAATCCAGAGCTTACATCCCAGGGATTTCTGGTATTTTTGGAAACCTTGGATTGCTTCATGCGACTCGACTGACGGGGTTTCCTTCTGGAATCTGA